The Erwinia billingiae Eb661 nucleotide sequence TCGAAGCCCAGTTGCACCAGCGGCGCTAAGGCCGCCTCGCCCAGTTCACCCACGCCCATCACCCCCACCCGACAGTGTGCCGCGGGTTTGCTGCCATGGCCGAGCCACAGCTGCTGACGCTGCTGATGCAGATAGCGCGGCATATTGCGGTGCAAACCGAGCACGGCGAAGGTGACGTATTCCACCATCCCCTGGGTCAGGCCCGGTTCGATCATCCGCACCACCGGCAGTTCTGGCGGCAGGCGGGAATAATCAAACTGGTCGGCCCCGGCACCCACCGAGAACAGCACCTTCAGATTCGGGAACTGCTGCAAGATCTCCTCCGGCGGCTGCCAGGCCACCAGATAGTCGATGCTTGCAGAATCGCCGATGTCTGGCCACTGGCGGAAGCTGGCGTCCGGGGCCAGTTGCGCCAGCAGATCCGCCCACAGATCGCCGCGTTCAGAGGCGGATTTATAGAGGATATTCATCAGGCCATCGCCTGCGACATCAAGCCAAACGCCAGCATTCCTTGCGGCTGCCAGGGCTTGCCGTGGATCATCGCCACCGGGCGGTCAACTTCCAGCAAACCCAAAGTATTAAGCCAGTCGCCGAGGCCGGTTTCGCTGCTGGTATCCAGGCGAACAAACTGCCCCTGCAATCCCGCCAGCAGCGCGCTAATCAGCACCTTTGCACGCGGAAGATCGCGGCAGATAACCGGGCCAACGCTATAGCCGTGACCAAAACGCCGCAGGCAGGCAAAACCTTGCACCGTGCCCTGCTCTTCCAGCAGTAAAATTCGCTCTGCGCTGTCGAACAGGGTGTCGATAAGCTGCGGCCGGTATTGACCGTGCGCCTGACGATCCAAAGTGGTCATCAGCGCCAAATCGTCACGGCAGGCAGGCCGCAGCAGCTGCCCCTGTTCAGGTAACAGCGGGATCACTTCGGCCAGTTCACGGCACTGATGCTGTTCTATGTGCCCACAGGCGACAAACCCCAGCTTCTCGTACAGCGGTTGCCCCATCTCCGTGGCGTGCAGGCGCGCGTTGCGCCCTTCCAGCTTTTGCAGCGCGGTTTGCATCAGCTGCTTGCCAATCCCTTTGCCCTGCGCCTGGTCGGCGACAATCACCAGTCCAATCGAGGCGTAATCCTCGCCCCAGCGCCAGAAAATTGTCGTGCCCAGCAGTTCACCGTCCTGTTCCACGGCGATCCCCTCGCCCAGCTGCAGCGCCTGTTGCCAGTCCGCCAGCCGGTGCGGCCACTTGAGGTGTTGGGTCAGAGCAAAGGCCTGTTGAAGATGCCGGTCCTGCAGTGCGCAAATCGGGTAACTCATGCTTATTCCTTTACGGCTGAAGGCAAAAAAAACGCCCATCTCGGGTGATGAGAATGGGCGTATTTGCGCTTCTTTTTCAACTGTTTTTGCTTCAGGCGAGCCTGAACGGTCAGATCTGGAAGTCGAGTACCGGCTCCTCGGTGGTGACCGCCAACGCCTGACGCTTGATCTCTTCCAGCGACAGATTGGCATTGCACAACTCAAGGAATTGCCAGACAAAGTTGCGCTGCAGCTGGCCGCGCTTCAACCCCAGCCAGACGGTGTTGGACTCGAACAGATGCTTGGCTTCCAGTCGGGTCAGCGACGAATGCTCGTCCAGCTGGCAGGCCTGATCGGCCAGCACGCCGACACCTAAGCCTAATTCGACATAGGTTTTCACCACGTCGGAATCCTGCGCGCTTAACACGATGTCCGGCTTCAGGCTGGCAGAATGGAAGGCGCGGTCAACGCGCGAACGTCCGGTGATGCCCTGGCGGTAGGTGATTAACGGATAGCGGCTCAGCGCTTCCAGCGAGACCGGCTGCTGCTGCTCCAGCTCATGCCCTTTCGGCACCAGCAGCGCATGATGCCAGTTAAACCACGGGAAAGCGGCCAGCGCCGGGTTATTCACTACCTGCTCGCTGGCGATCCCGACATCGGCTTCGCCTGCAGCCAGCATGGTAACGATCTCCTGCGGAGATCCCTGGTTCAGTTCAACGCGGACATTAGGATAGAGCGCACGGAAGGCTTTGATCACCTTCGGCAGAGAATAGCGTGCCTGAGTGTGGGTGGTGGCGATGGTCAGCACGCCGCTGGATTCATTGGTGAAGACGTCCGCCAGGCGGCGCACCTTGC carries:
- a CDS encoding 2-hydroxyacid dehydrogenase: MNILYKSASERGDLWADLLAQLAPDASFRQWPDIGDSASIDYLVAWQPPEEILQQFPNLKVLFSVGAGADQFDYSRLPPELPVVRMIEPGLTQGMVEYVTFAVLGLHRNMPRYLHQQRQQLWLGHGSKPAAHCRVGVMGVGELGEAALAPLVQLGFDCAGWSRSAKAIPGVSSFVGDAELGAFLARSDILICLLPLTPATEGILNASLFSQLPPGASLVQVGRGKHLHHQHLLDALESGQLLAAVIDVSSPEPLPQDHPFWTHPAIWLTPHIASQTQPESAVRALLENIRRFERGETMIGLVDRSRGY
- a CDS encoding GNAT family N-acetyltransferase, producing the protein MSYPICALQDRHLQQAFALTQHLKWPHRLADWQQALQLGEGIAVEQDGELLGTTIFWRWGEDYASIGLVIVADQAQGKGIGKQLMQTALQKLEGRNARLHATEMGQPLYEKLGFVACGHIEQHQCRELAEVIPLLPEQGQLLRPACRDDLALMTTLDRQAHGQYRPQLIDTLFDSAERILLLEEQGTVQGFACLRRFGHGYSVGPVICRDLPRAKVLISALLAGLQGQFVRLDTSSETGLGDWLNTLGLLEVDRPVAMIHGKPWQPQGMLAFGLMSQAMA
- the cbl gene encoding HTH-type transcriptional regulator Cbl, coding for MNFQQLKIIREAARCDFNLTEVANTLFTSQSGVSRHIRDLEDELGVELFIRRGKRLLGMTEPGKALLTIAERILDEAGKVRRLADVFTNESSGVLTIATTHTQARYSLPKVIKAFRALYPNVRVELNQGSPQEIVTMLAAGEADVGIASEQVVNNPALAAFPWFNWHHALLVPKGHELEQQQPVSLEALSRYPLITYRQGITGRSRVDRAFHSASLKPDIVLSAQDSDVVKTYVELGLGVGVLADQACQLDEHSSLTRLEAKHLFESNTVWLGLKRGQLQRNFVWQFLELCNANLSLEEIKRQALAVTTEEPVLDFQI